The Juglans regia cultivar Chandler chromosome 6, Walnut 2.0, whole genome shotgun sequence genome contains the following window.
aaattaacttattattagatttaattatttattttcatgttaatcactgtgtttgaaatattttatttcactagctgttttaaaatcgtttccgttagatcattttcgtgacccaagttataaggattggacctcatatcttttccctctatttttcttttccttttctttttcttttcttcttttctttttttttttctttttctcctccctGGTTTCTCCCGCGCgccacactctctctctctctctcgccgtgcaaTCGTCTCTCCCCCAACCCGCAGCCGTGCGCCGGcagtggtcgacaccgcccggctcctCCGCtccccctgccgccggcgatcAGCCCCCTCTAATTTCAGCCCCTCCGGCGCCGCCAATTACCCCCACGCACGGCTTAAAGCCGCGGCCACCATTTGAtctagcgccgccgtcgcgccaccactggccaccatctcttcaccacttcatccccgaccccttagcaacccattggacccaaccctagctccgatccatcaccggtgaagcacatccaactccattttcgttttgggtatttttggccttaaaacaccTCTTGtgtcgccacccacggccaaccaccaccaccactagcttcaccgacctccctaggccctaccctatcaatcttgggtcttcgtttgcacccgttgaaaagttggtaattgtgacccacggccacagtgtattttacactgtggtgttgctcagacgtcgcctttttcaacttcgtgatccttcgaaaattgctatattacactgtaagtatttttccaaagaactttcgtaatttaaatgtatttttgtattaactcatttcactgtgtttatttgacatgccggactgagtccgaggagttcgggggtcggatggatttgtgactggagttgtttggttggtttgGTTGAATTGGTTATTGGTTGTTGATGAGATGTTTGATTGGATTTGTTGtgattggttattgatggatgtTAGATtggtgttggtacatgtgcatttcattatttcatgcatgatcatgtttgtaaaggaaaattgggttttcgtgtattgcattcatactcatgtgtgatttgaaaagttatgattttatgtgataatatttttgggtgcgtgtgtatcacgaccccaagtcgagatgggaCATTAACTCAGTGGAGTTcatctggttactcgggagcggaatatactgagtaacgtcccctgggtTGTCGCCGGACGACATTGGGATCGggcgagatggtctcgtgccgactccgtggtccttctgctggcggggactagaggatgtctggccacgtacgcgctgggcgtgGAACTGAGCATCGCTCATTGCATAGtgtggatgcttggccatgtacgcgccgGGCGCGGAACTGAGCACAGCTAcaaagccaggacgtgcggatggtccataTGGGAGGCCATGGAGCATATGGAATTACtaaactattttctgggaaaatagtgtgtgttggattttttgtgtaaatcattttttgggaaaatgttttacggatattgtGGCGTGTgttgaaataatcattttcggggaaaatgatgtgttgagtaaaatgcatatttttcatgtgcatgcatgttagttgcatttgatgcattttattttacgttgttattttgggttatacttacctgcgataCCATTTTGTGTTAACGCAGATTTTGaggcagatgaggaggaggagggcgagcctgaggagacggctccgcccgaggagtgatctgggatcactcgtTTATTTATCTGAAActattgtattatattttattatggatgactgtataactgctatttttatttttactgatgttttgattgtaaataaattctagtacttagttgacGATTCGCTGcgttattttttttgtacaccgttgtatgtacacacactggcacttcgttgggatgtgtgaccgtatTGTCAACATCCTGATGTCTCGATCCCCGTGTTTTTATATAAGGGAGATTGGAGGCCCCACAATTTCACGCATGGGTCCGGGCTTCACGTCACCTGGGCCTTACAAATGACGTTAAATTCAATTTGCATCGATGAACTTTTGTTGCAAAAGGTAACCATTTGCAAcgtgaaaatattttcttgggatTAGCCTTTGCCCACATGCTATTTGCGACAATAGttcaacaaataaaaatcattattgttgttagaatattatatatgttaaaatattacCTTACATTTTAGAATATCATGAATTAGAAAAAGAGATGAGAAATTGAGACGGATCAAAGAGAGACTTTTAAAGCTACATCCTTGCTATTCGGAAAGTGTTcttgaatacataaaatatgtCCCTATTTATTGGGGAATGAGACTAGATAGAATGGAAATACAATATTTAATCGATTgatttatacaataaattaaatatggtAGAGAATAGGTCATATTACCATATTTACTTGAATATTATGAATATCTTCTAGGTGTGATAATATTATAACAGTTGCAAATAGTCATTTGCGAcgaaaaatagataattttaaatgattttttcctAACAAAAAGCCATTCGAATAGCCCTTTCATCTCAAACACATTACTTCAAATTATCCCATACAACCTGCCCCAACTTATAGTACGCGCATAAGATCGAACACCaaaaccgaagaaaaaaaaaaagactaaaacaATGATGTGGTCTTGAAAGAATGACCTTATTTTAAACAACGGCCTAAGCCCTGAGGCAAAGAAGCCATGCATACATGCCCATTATATAGCTAacaggatgatgatgatggatacATGGAGACGGCAAAGGAAACATCATACAGATTCATTCTTGTCATTACCTTAATTTCCACTCATAAGTTTTGTGTAAATTTCTTGCAAAAATCATCGCAATGGTCAGGGGAGAATACTGTAAACCAAGTCTGAGTGACTTCCAGAAAAAGCACAAACAATGCACCCAAAGAAGCGATGCCCGTCCAGGAGGTGCGGAAATGATGGTTAAAGAACTCAATTGTGAATCTCCTCCAAGCACCGTGGTCGTAGCATTCCTGAATCTTGTACTTGACATCCTTGTATGCCTCGAGGTCTGGCACCAAGTCTGTCCCCATCTCATTGAATAGATGAGCCACTTCCTGGTCGTTGCCAAGGACGTTGCACAGCACTCGCGCTTTTCTCAGGTCCTTGACGTCGCCGTCTTCCTTGATGAGCGAGTCGAGGAAGGATATGTAGGAGGTGATGCCGAAGTCATTGTAGAAGTCCGGACACATTTCGTAGGCTATCATGTTCAAGAACTTTGGCCCTGTCGAGTCATCTACAATCATGGGTGGGAGCGAAATGTGTCCTGGGTACAAATTGAAGTACTTTCCTGGCAACAAATTAATCCATTTTTCTTCTCAAGTAATTACCGGTTTTAATACAACTCCTTTCCACGATGATTCCTGCTGCTTTAAGCTCCTGCAAATTGCGGTAGGATTGCCATTCTGGATCCTTCGTTCTATTTTCTTGTACGTTCTCAGTTTGTGTCTGACGCCCTGGCGGGCCCAAGAGGCTTGTCCTCAGAAGATCCAGAAGATGGGTCTGCGGCTGGGGCCCTGATCCTTCTCCATTTCCTGATAATTGCTGACCACCCTCTAGTACCATGTTGTGGtttcttttaatgaaattctgaaTCGAACTCATGAACTCTTCTCTCATCTTGCTCAGGCTCATCAACGACTTCAGGAGACAATACGGAAGTTGGTTCTCCAGCAGGAACAAATCCTGTTGGAAGAAGGTTACGCTGTCGTCTTTTATATTCTTCTCTTTGAACTTGTTGTTAACAGCGTAGTATATGTATTGCAGTACTGCGCAGCCGTCCACGAACAGTATCCAGGCGAGGGCGCCATTATCGTAGGGCTTCGTCACCTCTTCCTCGAAGCATTCCCTGAGTTCCTCGATTTGCTGCTCTATTTTCTTGTATAAATCGTCTATATTTACGTTCTCGCAACTTTCTGTAACAAAATCTTTGGTCAATTTGAGCTTGTATGTCTCCCCCAACCGGTACCTTTCCTTGCCATGATGGATCGGACCCAAAGATACAACTCTTGGCTCGTAATACTTTGAAAAATTCTTGTTATCACGGAGCAAGAAGATAACCTTCTGCAGCTTTGGTGTTAGGGCCGATTGGGGttgattttcctcattttctccGGCCGCCATTACCGTTTCGAACCTTTCCTTCATGCAAGGCGTCGACGTTCCGACCATAGCAAGCTTGCATGCACTCAACAACACAATAGAAAGTTTGAGAGATCTGGTTTGACGATTAATTTAGGAGTGTTTCTATTATTGGAAATTTTTAAGTACTACTTTGTTAATCAAATGCACCAAGAGAAGTAcacttttgtttatatatattggcatgtgtgtgtgtgtgtgaaaaagCTTTATTCTAGACTACAAGTTTGGTACAAATTCTTTTAAGAttagagaataatttttgcGTACTTTATCTTTGCCTGAAAGAAAGTTAATTTGaagcatgatgcatgcatgatcaacTTGTGAAAATTCTAGCAAGAGATACGTAATTTGTGGAGAATAAGTAGTTTTTAATAGTCTTTAATTAGATGCAGCTTGATTTGTCACTTTAATTATCTTTATTCACATCACAAGATTGGGATTTCTTTTGGTTCATAATGTAGGGCCAATCAAAAAAGTTTGCGTGAATGGGATGCTGGCCATTGCTTCTTCACTTTTCGGTTTTAATACAAACATAATCAAGAAAAGTATATGTTTGGGGCATGGAATATATGACGAGACATAAAATTCACCTcgcatctcatatcatcattacaactttttcaaactctcacacaaaatattataaacaattcaatttttttaaatctcaattcaagtttttcaaatcctaaaataataataatattaaaaaaataatattttaaactttcatctaaaaccaaaaattattatctcaatCTCCAAACGTCCTATCATAACAAAGTAAAATAGATGCATGGGTACACATTAACAGAgagattcaaattcaaatcaccttgtttttttttttttttttggtgggggggggggggggttttggCTCCAACCGAAGATTGCAAACAACTGAGTTTGGATccaaaactatctcaactcatctcatctcatttcataattataattttcacaaattctcatataaaatatgataaacaattcaactttttcaaatcccaaaacaataataatattaaaaaaatattttctttaactttcaacatttatctaaaatcatctcatctcatcttactatccaaacctcaccttACATTTGGAGATCGGAGAAGGCAAAATCAGAGTCATGTACAAGGCGTAATAATGAAAGGCGATTCTATTTGTCTCCGCATTTTAGTGTGGCGGTAGGACAAAAGCTTTTTTCTATCTTCTAGACTCTAAGTACACAATTGaagctctttttcttttttcaatcttctTTGGTTCTCATGAGTGGGGCTGTGGACAAGAAGTAGCtaggtttgattttatttttattttcccaccTTTTTTTATCAATTGATGATGATGCCAATTTCAGTGACGTCTGTTCAACATTTCATGTTTTAAGTAGGgtttgttataatttattaatatgtatCAAaatgattctatatatatatatggtgcaaACCTCATGATAAGTTTATTTATGAAGTTAAACCATAATACATCTTATCTTGCAACCTCTAGTTTTAACGACTAATAATTGATAACATCTTGATATTTAtgcaatagattttttttttttttttaatggagattcATATTTATGCAATAGATTGATTAGTAATTGGTTTGAAAATTATTAgctgtaacaccctgtattttagggtaattttaatgaagaaattatttttattgattcaaaatttattctcttgttttaaaattattggatttttaattggaatattttttatgattttttttttagtttacaaaaattatttttgaagtgctttctttaaattaattattgttatgtgtttaaatttcttctcgaattaaattaacttattatcgggtataattgtttattttcattttaatcactgcgtttgaattattttatttcacttgctgttttaaattcgtttccgttagatcatttttgtgacccaagatgtgaggattggacctcatttatttctctacattttctctttcctcttcttttcttcctttttctttttcttcttttcttttctttcttttcttttgtttcttcctGGTTCTTCCCATGCGACCcaggccctccctctctcccgtgcgttaTTCTTCGTCCACCCAGCCCCGCCACGTCGCGctgccgtgcgcgacaccgctcGGCTCCCCAGCTTCCCCAGCCGCCGGCGACCACCACCCTCCAATTTCAGCCCcaaccgcgccgccgttagcccccatgCGCCACACGAAGCCGCAGCCTTCTCTTCGCTCGCGAgctgccgtcgcgccacctccggccaccatcttctcaccacatcatcatcgaccacctagcaacccaatggacccaaccccacttccgatctgtcaccggtgaagccccaccatcaatatttccgtttttggtatttttggccttaaaccaccctttgcgccgccacccacggccaaccatcaccaccactagcttcaccgacatccctaggccctaccctatcaatctcgggtcttcattTGCAcacgttgaaaagtgggtatctatgacccacggccacagtgtattttgcactgttccgcagctgtttttccacttcttgcacctccgtgatcctccataaattattatttagcattgtaagtattttccaaagaattctcgtgaatttaatgtatttttgcactagcacattacactgcatttaattgctgattggttttgccagactgagtccgaggagtaagcggggttgattggattaggtgatggagttgttagcatgattggtttagactatgagatttgttggcggttcgggtttaaatattggtgttttgtgtatgacgtgggttgtggcggatattggtgattttaggaagtgatgatatattttgggattatgaaggttttaagttttgagaaatttaaaataggttatttaagaagcttagcttaaatatcgaaatacatgattgattggaaacttacggaaattacgtgattatcattataggtgacgatttatagtctactcgacatatttgaggaaaattctggaaaagttaagtcgtccaggtaagcggggttcctatgctaggttttatacgaattattgatactgaggttgactttctgaaaactttgcataatttgtgatgaaatgaaaacttgagaaaaatcaacCTTGGTCGTTTATTTGCAACACTCATGAAacctgtacgaaaaagagaaaatattttctgacatgcattgtgtagacatgagcaatatttgacatatttcttaaatatgcaaaagagcgaatatgatatcattgagatttttatgcatgtgatatttgatctatttttgatcaaatggaaatgatatgaatatatttcgcacgtgttttgatatgacatggatatgataaaactttggcatgcttatctgttctgaatatggttctgatatgatgatactggttcacgtgatatggttggtaccaccatgatatgatagagtgcacccactttggaaacaaagtggtctttttacgtattctttcctgtgtgcacacttggggctccgagattgtaaaaggggaagttcaccacatgatactgcctggtttggccaccggggatagcacaaccctaccacgggggttaaacatagtatatgatatgatatgataagatgaagatgttcagtcatgttatgccaaagcgtttttgaatatgaaatggatcctcaaatatgaattgttgacttgagtatgaaatatttgaaaagtcgctctgattttctgataacacgttttctgagatctggatataaaaataaaatgttttgtttctgcatattgaactttctgaaaatgctcatgtttacatgccagtatatgttctctgcttactgagttgttgataactcaccccttatctccacaatatttttcagatgatttgaatgtttcagttgaggatcaaggatatggagcatgggtgagaagagttaagaatgatgattTAAGCATAGAatgtttatatgggtattgaggattttcattcagtaagcttgttgtgctctgatgatttgttgggagattgatgtttatattaaattttgtattgtcttagaatagttattctggagtaattgatgtaaatatatgagtattttgtgcgatagagaaaaattagaatatgtagtatgtggaaggaaaaatgatttttaagtgatatgagttaactctccagaccctcgggAACGGGGCATTACATTAGCTCTATTGAATGATTGTTTATTTTGTGGTAcgttgtaatttaattttaaattcatgtATCATGAGTAATTGAATTCGTGTctcatatttcattttatcttatagtttgtaattttattttaagtttaggCACATGAATTATATCCAAATTAAAAACTATCCATTCATTCTTCAATAGAAAGAACTTTACATTCTAGGTCATCCTTCTAAAATTGTCAAAGTTGGACACAAGGAAGATCTGTTTAACTTTCTAACGTGGAAGTTGAAGAGATTCCTTATAGAAACCATGTGTAGGGATATCCAAAAATTGCCTCATTTTTTGTTGCAACCCCTTATAGACAAAACTAATAACCCTCCAATTCTAATATCCATGGTGAGGACATGCATTTAAAAAGTCTTTGAATCGTTCCCAACAATGATAAAATGTTTCCACATCCTTTTGGCaaaaattcatgatttgtcttttCAAGGCATTTGTTCTATGCATgggaaaaaatttctttaaaaattcagTTTACATTTCTTGCCAAGTCCCAATGGATCTTGTCCTTAAAGAATTCAACTATGTCTTAGCCTTgtcttttaaggaaaatgcaAACAATTTTAATCTTATCACATCCACAGTGCATGTTCTATCCATAAATGTGGAACACACTTCTTTAAACTCTTTGATATGCAAATAGAGATTTTCAGATCCCATGCCATGGAAATGAGTAGCAATGGATTCATCTcaagtttaaagttaaaattatttgcaTTCGAAGGCTAAATAATGCAATATGGTGGGCTGGTCCTAACAAGCTACGAGTATTCTCTAAGGGTTCTGTTATGGCTTTCCATCTCTCTAtcatgatattcatttttagcCATGTTGCTATGAGTGTTAGATgattattcaaataaaacagATGCACCCGATGATGAGGTTAATGATTTTGTCCTAACAAGTCTAAATGTGCTATCTCTAGCCCAACCAGACATACAAAACTcagcaaaataaaagaaaacaaaatatattgcaataaaacatagaaaataaaagataaaagcaaACAAGTTAAATGAGACGAAGTAGATATCACCAAGGCGGTAAAGACATTCACAGCTCTATAAACACCCTTTCAACGTTCAGAAAAATACTCTGATGACACCAATTGCTCCCGGCAGGGCGCTAAAAACTTGGCGTGGTCTCAAATGTGCTCCCAAGTGTAAAAGTGTCAAGTTTTTATCAAGGATAAGTCCACGATTGTATTCCACAGGGACAACTGATTCTCAAAGTATTTGTGAGggcttattataaaaatatggtgACGTAaaattctttttggttttttatgttTAGTAAAACAgtttgaaaagataaaaagtagtTTGTACACAGTAAATGATTTGTTGCGAATGGAATGTATGGTGGAGCTTGGAGGATCTCGGATCTATAACTTTGCTCTAAAATATGAATTAAATCATGCACAATTTGATTTCTAAAAATAGAATGGTTCCAAAGAtgttaaaatgtaattttagttttatcaaGACACAACAGAATTACTAATCAGTAGCTAAAATCAATAAGTTCACAAAATCAATTTGACAAACACTTGGTTTAAGGTTTCAGACATCCTTTGTTTCCACCATTTACAAGGTTTTCTGGGCATTACACTCCTCTTACTAACCCAATCAAGGTGTTAATAAAACATAATGtgataaatataaactcaaaataaGTATGCCAGTaccaaaactaaaatatccTCACTAAGCATCCACCAAAATTACTATGACATGCAGCTGATGGAATCCTTTATTAATTCAAGGTTCTGATGTGTCTTGTGTCTACAACAGagcaagaacaagaacaagagatttcatcAAACTTCCCTCTCCAGAATTCAATTTCAGAAAAAGTAAGGCATGCAATCGAAACAACAGAAAATCCAAAAAGCaatgaagaacaaaagaaagCTTTACCACAACCTAGGCTTTTGAATTAACCAAACATCACCATCAGGGGCGGCTCAAAGGCATGGCGACTAAGGCGCTTGCCTAAGGCCCCACTCCTTAATTAAGCCCCTAATGGCTAACGttgtttattcaaaaaaattgacataaatcatttatattcttttaaaaaataaaattgataaaaaatagatattaaaaaaggTTAGTATTGTAACCAACACATCTTagatattcttttaatattttgctatgagttgtaaataaattaataattaatatttttaataaaaatcttataacataaaagcatagttatttcagatatacagtaattaagaatagaatataaaatttagattataatctcaactttaaataatattaatcatgatctaaaaaagaaaagttttatgatcctctttttttcaatttgggGAGGTGGTTTTGAATTTCAGATCTCTATTTTGGAGGCTGAATGTTATGACAATCCAGTCACAtgcctttaattaaaaaaaaaaattttgatcttAAAACttacacaaagaaaaaaatgatatattgtACAATCGAAATGTTTAttgatttgtattatatttaattggagaattgattgaattattatattaaaaatttataaaaataatctcgtCTCAAATTCTGGCCTTAGGCCACCGTGTGCATTGAGCCGCCCCTGATCACCATTGTAACTCAAAATTACACCCAAATGAAAAACCCTAGAACCCCACAAAAAATGCCCTCTCCCCAATAATTAGTGTAATACTAataatcattaatatataataacatgtaatactaatgtgtaaacaataacatataatactaatgtataataatattaatttgtacaatgatttattttttaaaaaaaattgaaatctggAAGCCCGAATCATATTAGTGAGAGCTCGAAattgtcaaattgaaatttcaaatgggctaagaaaaaaataataaaaaagcctAAATCCGACTCTGCTCTgacaagtcggagtcagaggcTATGCGGATCGAAGTCGGATTCGATCTTCGACAAAGTCGCAGTCGGAGTTGGAGGTAGGGCACTCCAACTCCGACATTGTCGGTGCTCAACCCTACTTGTTGGAATACTtcattatcttaaaaaatattaaaaatatcataaagttgaaatattattaaaatataatttttatatattatttttattttaaaattttaaaatttgaaaaattgaattatttattatgttttcttaAAATAAGACTCGGTTACGGATAACCAGTTATATAATCGATTCCGTAACCAGGTTCATACCAGATCCAGGTTCATCTTATCCTCCCGTGTTCAATCTATGCAGATAACAGTCCAGATTCACCTGGATTTCTGGGTTCCAAACCggattggaaaaaaaatccgGCCTGGTTGCACACCCtattatggtggaggaaaaaaaaaaaatctccacaTGCAGTAACTCTATAGATTCGGGTTAATGGGCCCATCTTGGATATTCCAAGCCCATGATATTATAAGCGAGCCCAAGTCGAAACATCTTGCAAACAAGTAGAGGATGGGCTTGGGGGTAATCAATATTAGCAGCGCGACAAGTCCCTCTCAGATATTGTGATCGGCCccctattttaattttgagtcaACAAAATCCGTGGACTAGATTGAGTTGCTTTGATTTTCACTGCAAAATAGCCAAACCTCCCTGCCGCATGACTTGGACTCCCAGCTGGTAGAGAAGCAGTTCTCTCGCCTCCAAGTCAAAAGCTCTCGCCAAAAAGAGACGTGCAACGCAAATCGACATGTTGTTATTGCAAAACTGTAAACTTTTGAGTGATTTTGTAACATATTCGAATTCTAGCTATGATCAATTCGAAGGCCTTACTATTAGCTATCCACGTGGGCTATAGGCTTTGCCTCTGTCATGCATGTAAACGTCGcctccatacaaaaaaaaaaaaccattatgaAGGATGAAGGTATGAGAGAAATTAATagataatattcaaatattaaaatttatctttcaaattaaattatgtcatataaacaTTTTAGTAGGTCATGTGACGTTCTAGACACCGGTTTGAGAATTGAATTTCtcaattctataatatttattactagcTATCTgcataataaatattttgagcaatct
Protein-coding sequences here:
- the LOC109020978 gene encoding UPF0481 protein At3g47200-like; amino-acid sequence: MAAGENEENQPQSALTPKLQKVIFLLRDNKNFSKYYEPRVVSLGPIHHGKERYRLGETYKLKLTKDFVTESCENVNIDDLYKKIEQQIEELRECFEEEVTKPYDNGALAWILFVDGCAVLQYIYYAVNNKFKEKNIKDDSVTFFQQDLFLLENQLPYCLLKSLMSLSKMREEFMSSIQNFIKRNHNMVLEGGQQLSGNGEGSGPQPQTHLLDLLRTSLLGPPGRQTQTENVQENRTKDPEWQSYRNLQELKAAGIIVERSCIKTDDSTGPKFLNMIAYEMCPDFYNDFGITSYISFLDSLIKEDGDVKDLRKARVLCNVLGNDQEVAHLFNEMGTDLVPDLEAYKDVKYKIQECYDHGAWRRFTIEFFNHHFRTSWTGIASLGALFVLFLEVTQTWFTVFSPDHCDDFCKKFTQNL